From the Burkholderia ubonensis subsp. mesacidophila genome, the window GTCGTTGCGATTCGTCAAATTTGCAACGAGGCGTAACCGGCTGGTGAAAACGCGTGGCGCGGCAGGCTTTCAGACGGGCAACGGCACGCAGGCCGATGAAAGGGGGAAGCAGTTTTGCGGCGTTGCGATACGGGCCGCAGACGCCGTTGCGCAAGGCAGGATGAAAGAGCGGGGCGACCGCAGGACCGGCCGCCCCGTCGAGTTACCGTCCGCCGCTCGCGAGCGGCTCGCGCGCGAACAGCGCGTCGACGTCGCGCGCCCGCACGAAGCGCGCCGCGTCGTCGCCGTCGGCGAGCGCCCGGAAATGCGCTTCGCCGCACGCAAGCTTCGCGCGGTCGTGCTCGCGCGGCGCGTCGTCGTCGGCGCTGCGCGGCGTATCGACGACGAAGTACAGGCGCGCGTCGCCGTCCCCGCCCGCGAGCACTGCCCAGTCGGGGTGATAGCTGCCGAGCGGCGTCTGCACCTCGAACCAGCGCGGCAGCTTCGCGTACAGCTGCACGTCGTCGCGCGCCTCGAGCGCGTCGGCGAACGCGCGCTCGGCGTCGGTCTCGCACACCACCGCCTCGTGAATCGACTTGCGCGCGTCCGTGCGCAGGTTGCGCAGGTAGCCGGTCAGCGCTTCGCTCTCGAACGATTCGAGCGCGTGCACGTGCCGTTCGCCGAGCTTGCGGTACGTGATGCCGTCGACGAGCGCGAGCCGCTTGCAGCGGTTGATCGCGTCGGCCGCGAGCGCGATGAACTGCTGCGGGTTGAGCCGGAAGTCGTCGAGGCGGCCGCTGTCCGCGAGGATCGTCGCGAGCGAGCGGCGCGTGAGCTGCGTGCGGTCCTGCAACTCGGTGAGCAGGTCGGGCAGCAGCAGCGCACCTTCGTCGATCAGCACCGTGCCGGCGCCCGTCACCTCGATCGCCTCGACGCCGGCCTTGCCGATGTCGATCTCGGCCTTGCGCCACTGCAGCCGCGCGCGCGCCACCTCGGGCGCGTCGCGCAGCGCGGCCGCGCAATCGCTCACGAGCTTCGCGTTGTCGAACTGCACGCGGTACACGGTGCGATGCTTGATGCGCTCCCACAACGCGCGGAAGTCGCGGCCGAGCACCACCGCCTTGCCCGACGGGTCGCGGCGCAGCGCGATCTCGCGACGCTCGTCCGCGTTGCGCACCGCGAAGCGGCCGGACACCTTGCGCAGCGTCGCGACGATTGCCGCGCGCAGCGTCTCGAACGCGGGCGGCAGCACGAGCGCACTTTGCCGCAGCGCGTCCTTCAGCCGGTCGAGCACCTTGCCCTGCGCGTCGATGTAGCCGTGCTCGCGCAGGTGCGTCCACAGCACGCCCGACAGCTCGATGCCGAGCGCATGCGCGGGGCCGTCGCCTTCCTGCACCGCGAGCGCCGCGAACTGGTGTTCCTCGACGATCCCGAAGCGGATGCCCGTATCGGCCTCGATCTCCTTCTGCAGGTTCTCCGCGAAGCTCTCGTAGCGCTCGGTCGCGATCACGGTGAGCGTGTTCACGCCCGGATCGCGCACCCGTTCGCCGTCCTGGTCGACGGCGAGCCGCAGCCCGCGGCCGAGCGTCTGGCGGCGCTCGCGCTCGGTCTGGATGTCGCGCAGCGTGCAGATCTGGAACACGTTCGGGTTGTCCCAGCCTTCCTTCAGCGCCGAGTGCGAGAAGATGAACTTGAGCGGCGTGTCGAACGACAGCAGCGCTTCCTTCTCGCGCATGATGAGGCCGTACGCGCGCTCCGCGTTCTCGCGGCTCGCGGCGCTGCTCTCGCTGGTGTCGGTCCAGCCGCCCTTGCGGTCGATCGAGAAGTAGCCGTTGTGCGCCGCCTCGACCTCGCGCGCGACGTCGACGCCGTCGAACAGCGCGCGATACGCGGGCACGCGCGCCGCGCGCGCATATTCCTCTTCGAAGATCAGCGCGTAGTCGCCTTTCACGGGCGTGCCGTTCTCGTCGTACCGGCGGTAGCGCTCGACCGAATCGACAAAGAACAGCGACAGCACCTTCACGCCGCGCTCGGCGAGCCGCAGCTCCTTGTCCAGGTGCTCGCGGATCGTGCGGCGGATCATCTCGCGCTGCACGGCGAGCGTGTCGATGTCGCCGTACGCCTCGCCGAGCGACAGGAACGCCTCGCCCGCCGGATGGCGCAGCTCGAGGTATTCCGCGCCCTTGGCCGCATGCACCTCACCGATCCGCAGGCCCGCGTACAGCGCCCGCTTCGTCACGCGTTCGAGATCGTCGCCGTCGGTCACGGACGCGATCTGGCGCTTCACGCCGGCCGCCGTCGCGACGTCGAGCTCGACGCGCGCGGCGATCGCGCCACGCCGGTTCGACACGCCGACGAGCCGCAGGTACGGCTTGTTGTGCGCATCCTCGACGATCGCCGACGCGATCTCGATCTGCTTGACGAGCTTGCGCTCGTACGCGTCGACCGCGTCGAGCCGGTACACCATGTGGTGCCGGTCGACGTGGGTCGCCGAGTAGCGCAGCGTGCACAGCGGGTCCATCGCGGCGAGCGCCTCGCGGCCGCGGCCTTCGAGTCCGCCGTCGACGCTTTGCGGCTCGTCGACGATCACGATCGGCCGGGTCGCGCGGATCAGGTCGATCGGCTTCTCGCCGCCGGTCTTCTCGCTGTCCTTGTAGAGGTTGTTGACGTCCTTCTTGTTGATCGCGGCGACCGTCATCACCATGATCTGGATCGTCGCGCTCGCCGCGAAGTGGCGCACCTGGCCGAGCTTCGCGGAGTCGTACAGGAAGTAGTCGTACGGCATGCCCGCGTACAGGCCGCGGAAATGGTCCTCGGTGATCAAGAGCGTCTTGTGCACGCCTTCCTTGATCGCGACCGACGGCACGACGATCACGAACTTCGTGAAGCCGTAGCGGCGGTTCAGCTCGAAGATCGTGCGCAGGTACACGTAGGTCTTGCCGGTGCCGGTCTCCATCTCGACCGTGAAGTCGCGCGAGGCCGGGTCGCCGGACGGCGGCAGCCCGCCGCGCAGCTGCACGTCGGCGAGATTGCGCGCGAGCGCGTCGGCGGTGATCGACAGGTGGTTGCCGACGCCGCGCTCCGAC encodes:
- a CDS encoding type III restriction-modification system endonuclease, translated to MRLHFEADLDYQREAIDAVCDLFRGQEACRGDFSVLANAAPGTSAAAQTALGFALSERGVGNHLSITADALARNLADVQLRGGLPPSGDPASRDFTVEMETGTGKTYVYLRTIFELNRRYGFTKFVIVVPSVAIKEGVHKTLLITEDHFRGLYAGMPYDYFLYDSAKLGQVRHFAASATIQIMVMTVAAINKKDVNNLYKDSEKTGGEKPIDLIRATRPIVIVDEPQSVDGGLEGRGREALAAMDPLCTLRYSATHVDRHHMVYRLDAVDAYERKLVKQIEIASAIVEDAHNKPYLRLVGVSNRRGAIAARVELDVATAAGVKRQIASVTDGDDLERVTKRALYAGLRIGEVHAAKGAEYLELRHPAGEAFLSLGEAYGDIDTLAVQREMIRRTIREHLDKELRLAERGVKVLSLFFVDSVERYRRYDENGTPVKGDYALIFEEEYARAARVPAYRALFDGVDVAREVEAAHNGYFSIDRKGGWTDTSESSAASRENAERAYGLIMREKEALLSFDTPLKFIFSHSALKEGWDNPNVFQICTLRDIQTERERRQTLGRGLRLAVDQDGERVRDPGVNTLTVIATERYESFAENLQKEIEADTGIRFGIVEEHQFAALAVQEGDGPAHALGIELSGVLWTHLREHGYIDAQGKVLDRLKDALRQSALVLPPAFETLRAAIVATLRKVSGRFAVRNADERREIALRRDPSGKAVVLGRDFRALWERIKHRTVYRVQFDNAKLVSDCAAALRDAPEVARARLQWRKAEIDIGKAGVEAIEVTGAGTVLIDEGALLLPDLLTELQDRTQLTRRSLATILADSGRLDDFRLNPQQFIALAADAINRCKRLALVDGITYRKLGERHVHALESFESEALTGYLRNLRTDARKSIHEAVVCETDAERAFADALEARDDVQLYAKLPRWFEVQTPLGSYHPDWAVLAGGDGDARLYFVVDTPRSADDDAPREHDRAKLACGEAHFRALADGDDAARFVRARDVDALFAREPLASGGR